One stretch of Akkermansia massiliensis DNA includes these proteins:
- a CDS encoding DHA2 family efflux MFS transporter permease subunit, whose amino-acid sequence MEKLPTSSKALRYLPFLVASAFFMQMLDATILNTAIPTIARSFNSHPLQLHSLVTAYMLTVCVLIPASGWISDKLGSRRTFLFAISVFSAGSLLCALSTSVAMMTACRVIQGIGGAFLMPVGRLVVLRSYPRSMFVNVLNIVTIPALLGPLLGPVLGGIIVQYASWHWIFLINIPVGIAGLWATWKLMPDLKAVREQKFDWAGFFLFSSSAVLVTMGLSTAGGAADKTRMALLLSSGGVFQLLYWVLAFRSKAPIFSPSLFRIRNFAIGIAGNIVCRLGGSCLPYLIPLFFQVVLGYSALQSGMSLIPLALSNLLAKTVAPRLLGKFGYRNIMVVNTFTIGTLLAAFYFISPGTHELTLLGMLALLGAANSIQFTCMNTLTLIDLPNADASSGNSLLSTIMQLSIAVSIAAASLLLDSFGGHSATSGKAVEAAFHATFVTIGAIAAASSFIFALVDKNKGITRRRKKAA is encoded by the coding sequence ATGGAAAAACTGCCGACATCCTCCAAAGCGCTGCGCTACCTGCCCTTTCTTGTGGCATCGGCATTCTTCATGCAGATGCTGGATGCCACCATCCTGAACACGGCCATCCCCACCATCGCCCGCAGCTTCAACAGCCACCCGCTGCAGCTTCACTCCCTGGTGACGGCCTACATGCTTACCGTCTGCGTCCTGATACCGGCCTCCGGATGGATATCCGACAAGCTGGGCTCGCGCCGCACTTTTCTCTTCGCCATCTCCGTTTTCTCCGCGGGGTCCCTGCTGTGCGCCCTCTCCACCTCCGTCGCCATGATGACGGCGTGCCGCGTCATCCAGGGAATCGGGGGGGCCTTCCTGATGCCCGTAGGGCGTCTGGTCGTCCTGCGCTCCTATCCGCGCTCCATGTTCGTCAACGTTCTGAACATCGTGACGATTCCGGCGCTGCTGGGGCCTCTCCTGGGGCCGGTGCTGGGCGGCATCATCGTCCAGTACGCCTCCTGGCACTGGATCTTCCTGATCAACATTCCGGTGGGCATCGCAGGCCTGTGGGCCACCTGGAAACTGATGCCGGACCTTAAAGCGGTCCGGGAACAGAAATTCGACTGGGCGGGCTTCTTCCTCTTCTCCTCCTCCGCCGTGCTGGTCACCATGGGCCTCTCCACCGCAGGAGGCGCAGCCGACAAGACGCGCATGGCCCTGCTCCTGTCCTCCGGAGGCGTGTTCCAGCTCCTGTACTGGGTGCTGGCGTTCCGTTCAAAGGCGCCCATCTTCAGCCCCTCCCTGTTCCGCATCAGGAACTTCGCCATCGGCATCGCCGGCAACATCGTCTGCCGCCTGGGGGGAAGCTGCCTGCCGTACCTGATTCCGCTCTTCTTCCAGGTGGTGCTGGGTTACTCCGCCCTCCAGTCCGGCATGTCCCTGATTCCCCTGGCGCTGAGCAACCTGCTGGCAAAAACGGTCGCGCCGCGCCTGCTCGGCAAATTCGGCTACCGGAACATCATGGTCGTCAATACCTTTACCATCGGGACGCTGCTGGCCGCCTTCTACTTCATCAGCCCCGGCACCCACGAACTCACCCTGCTGGGCATGCTCGCCCTGCTGGGCGCGGCCAACTCCATTCAATTCACCTGCATGAACACCCTGACGCTGATTGACCTCCCCAACGCGGACGCCAGCAGCGGCAACTCCCTGCTCTCCACCATCATGCAGCTCTCCATCGCCGTCAGCATTGCCGCGGCCTCCCTGCTGCTGGACAGCTTCGGCGGCCATTCAGCCACCTCCGGAAAGGCCGTGGAAGCCGCCTTCCACGCCACCTTCGTCACCATCGGCGCCATTGCCGCGGCCAGCTCCTTCATCTTTGCCCTGGTGGATAAAAACAAGGGCATCACCCGCAGACGGAAAAAAGCGGCCTGA
- a CDS encoding acyltransferase family protein produces MSTPAPLSPSVLAPKPHYAALDGLRGVAAVMVVLFHMFEGSARDFQFHTDQIINHGYLSVDFFFMLSGFVIGYAYDDRWGKMSLWNFCKRRLVRLQPMVVMGMLLGGALFYFQGSEIFPNIAQTPVWKMLLVMTVGFTLLPVPVSLDIRGWTEMHPLNGPAWSLFFEYIANILYAVLIRKFTSRWLAVLVFLAACALIHQCYTQGNNIGGWTLDVEQCRVGLTRLMFPFFGGLLLFRLCKPGRVRHGFWWCSLLLVGALAMPHVGGAENFRLNGLYDAFCIIVIFPAVVFLGASDIPGDISSRASRFLGNISYPLYITHYPIVYLYLAWVHDAEVPFSRALPVAVGVLFICIAVAYGCLKLYDEPVRAWLSKRVLARRAPEQPRP; encoded by the coding sequence ATGAGCACTCCGGCCCCTCTCTCTCCCTCCGTTCTGGCTCCCAAACCGCATTATGCCGCCCTGGACGGCCTGCGCGGCGTAGCCGCCGTCATGGTGGTCCTGTTCCACATGTTTGAAGGAAGCGCCAGGGACTTCCAATTCCACACGGACCAGATCATCAACCACGGCTATCTGTCCGTGGACTTCTTCTTCATGCTGTCCGGCTTCGTCATCGGGTATGCCTATGACGACCGCTGGGGAAAGATGAGCCTGTGGAATTTCTGCAAGCGGCGGCTGGTGCGCCTTCAACCCATGGTGGTCATGGGGATGCTGCTGGGTGGAGCCCTCTTTTACTTCCAGGGGTCTGAAATCTTCCCGAACATCGCACAGACCCCTGTATGGAAAATGCTGCTGGTCATGACCGTGGGGTTCACGCTGCTGCCCGTCCCCGTTTCCCTGGATATTCGCGGATGGACGGAAATGCACCCGCTGAACGGTCCGGCCTGGTCCCTCTTCTTCGAATACATCGCCAACATCCTTTACGCCGTGCTCATCAGGAAATTCACCAGCCGGTGGCTGGCGGTCCTGGTCTTCCTGGCGGCCTGCGCCCTCATCCACCAGTGCTACACGCAGGGCAACAACATCGGCGGCTGGACGCTGGACGTGGAACAGTGCCGCGTGGGATTGACGCGGCTCATGTTCCCCTTCTTCGGCGGCCTGCTCCTGTTCCGCCTGTGCAAGCCCGGCCGGGTCAGGCACGGCTTCTGGTGGTGCAGCCTGCTTCTGGTGGGAGCGCTGGCCATGCCGCACGTGGGCGGGGCGGAAAACTTCCGCCTGAACGGCCTGTATGACGCCTTCTGCATCATCGTCATCTTCCCCGCGGTGGTCTTTCTGGGAGCCAGCGACATCCCAGGCGACATCTCCTCCCGGGCCAGCCGGTTCCTGGGAAACATCTCCTACCCCCTTTACATCACCCACTATCCCATCGTTTACCTGTACCTGGCCTGGGTGCACGATGCGGAAGTGCCCTTTTCCCGCGCTCTCCCCGTGGCGGTGGGCGTCCTGTTCATCTGCATTGCCGTGGCCTACGGGTGCCTGAAGCTTTATGACGAACCTGTGCGCGCATGGCTTTCCAAACGCGTGCTGGCGCGGCGCGCACCGGAACAGCCCAGGCCGTAA
- a CDS encoding 2-hydroxyacid dehydrogenase — MTDHSCRIAFFDAKPYDRDSFNPINEREFHYDIRYFKGHLTPDSVPLTRGTDVACIFVNDTANREVIRSLKENGVKLLALRCAGFNNVDLKAAEEADLPVVRVPQYSPYAVAEHAVALMLSLNRKIHRAYWRTRDGNFSLHGLMGFDMNGKTAGIIGTGKIARILIRILKGFGMNILAYDPYPDQRFAEEAGITYTTLDDLYARSDIISLHCPLTPETEYLINADSIGKMKDGVMIINTGRGKLINTEMLIDGLKSKKVGSAGLDVYEEEGEYFYEDKSDRIIDDDTLARLLSFNNVILTSHQGFFTKEALHNIAEVTLHNIRDFLEGKPLANRVSLQSH, encoded by the coding sequence ATGACCGACCATTCCTGCCGCATTGCGTTTTTTGACGCCAAGCCCTACGACCGGGACTCCTTCAATCCGATCAACGAGCGCGAATTCCATTACGACATCCGCTACTTCAAGGGGCACCTCACCCCGGACAGCGTGCCGCTGACCCGCGGCACGGACGTGGCGTGCATCTTCGTCAACGACACGGCAAACCGGGAAGTGATCCGGAGCCTGAAGGAAAACGGCGTCAAACTGCTGGCCCTGCGCTGCGCCGGATTCAACAACGTGGACCTGAAAGCGGCGGAAGAAGCGGACCTGCCCGTCGTCAGGGTCCCCCAATACTCCCCCTATGCGGTGGCGGAACACGCCGTAGCCCTGATGCTCTCCCTGAACCGCAAGATACACCGCGCGTACTGGCGCACCAGGGACGGCAACTTTTCCCTGCACGGGCTGATGGGCTTTGACATGAACGGGAAAACGGCCGGCATCATCGGAACGGGGAAAATCGCCAGAATCCTCATCCGCATCCTCAAGGGTTTCGGCATGAACATCCTGGCCTACGATCCGTACCCCGACCAGCGCTTTGCGGAAGAAGCCGGCATTACGTACACCACGCTGGACGACCTGTACGCCCGGTCCGACATCATTTCCCTGCACTGCCCCCTCACCCCGGAAACGGAATACCTGATTAATGCGGACTCCATCGGCAAAATGAAGGACGGCGTGATGATCATCAACACGGGACGCGGCAAGCTGATTAATACGGAAATGCTGATTGACGGCCTGAAATCAAAAAAAGTGGGGTCCGCCGGCCTGGACGTGTATGAAGAGGAAGGTGAATATTTTTACGAAGACAAGTCCGACCGAATCATTGACGACGACACCCTGGCGCGCCTGCTCTCCTTCAACAACGTCATCCTGACCTCCCACCAGGGCTTTTTCACGAAGGAAGCCCTGCACAACATTGCGGAAGTCACCCTGCACAACATCCGGGACTTCCTGGAAGGCAAGCCGCTGGCCAACCGCGTATCGCTCCAGTCACACTGA